A genome region from Gadus chalcogrammus isolate NIFS_2021 chromosome 7, NIFS_Gcha_1.0, whole genome shotgun sequence includes the following:
- the LOC130386504 gene encoding protein Aster-B-like, with amino-acid sequence MRLEGPVSETLSDLDVSWKGPGVRSDPQPLDCWSDPWQSLDWESERVPAVLSPTYKQRNEDFRKLFKSLPDTERLIVDYSCALQRDILLQGRLYLSENWICFYSNIFRWETLLMVRLKDICTMTKEKTARLIPNAIQLCTDNEKHFFTSFGARDRTYMMMFRLWQNALLEKPLCPKELWHFVHQCYGSELGLTSDDEDYVPPDDDFNTMGYCEEPPAEDSSEHHPDACNTPAKTPPDIGPGTLLLPQEAYIGVDHDRPGLEALLPDELPLGLVEEDPPTPLREGEVPPPPLLAEEQADQQDVGHSPAPSLDLDEHEELPTELSDSSETHDEGEVQAFQEDLRGRQYINEVYKFSVDKMFSVLFTESPFMRGFLEQRRFSDVVNRPWTTELEADQTRELTYNVSLSNPLTPKTAAVSETQTLYKASRERECYIVDAEVVTHHVPYHDYFYTLNRYVLTRVAKHKCRLRVSTEIRYRKQPWGLVKGFIERSSWSGLDEYFRHLELALAKAEEALSEPLRRSLRSMPVRTGAVRRRKRPPLAVLLLAPGLAHEVLRTGAQPEDEDEEEDEEEEEEEEEDGVAEQGIRRIKHVAGSTQTRHVPDRVPGGGAGGGGGGGLALHGVSKMLLLISYVICLSLVLLVFLNMMLFYKLWGLEYTAQSLTSWRDLQPQESKPPQTNLEWTQLLESQQRYHDDELQKWKEILESSVLLLYEMKSSLLHLQNDDGGATESQRAEEQGGAPGPSVPQV; translated from the exons ATGAGGCTGGAGGGTCCAGTGAGTGAGACTCTGTCTGACCTGGACGTGAGCTGGAAGGGTCCCGGTGTAAGGTCAGACCCACAGCCTCTGGACTGCTGGAGTGATCCCTGGCAGAGCTTGGACTGGGAGTCAGAGCGGGTACCGGCT GTATTGAGTCCCACCTACAAGCAACGCAATGAAGACTTCAGAAAGCTATTCAAATCACTACCGGACACTGAGCGACTCATTGTGG ACTACTCCTGTGCACTGCAGAGAGATATCCTCCTGCAGGGCCGTCTCTACCTCTCTGAGAACTGGATCTGCTTCTACAGCAACATCTTCCGATGGGAAACCCTG CTGATGGTTCGCCTGAAGGACATTTGCACCATGACCAAGGAGAAGACGGCTCGGCTCATTCCCAATGCCATCCAGCTGTGCACCGACAATGAGAAG CACTTTTTCACGTCCTTTGGGGCGAGGGACCGCACCTACATGATGATGTTCCGGCTCTGGCAGAACGCTCTCCTGGAGAAG CCCCTGTGCCCCAAAGAGTTGTGGCATTTTGTCCATCAGTGCTATGGCAGCGAACtggggctgaccagcgatgACGAGGACTACGTCCCCCCCGATGATGACTTCAACACCATGGG GTACTGCGAGGAGCCCCCGGCCGAGGACAGCAGCGAGCACCACCCGGACGCATGCAACACCCCGGCCAAGACCCCCCCTGACATAGGCCCGGGAACCCTGCTGCTCCCGCAGGAGGCCTACATCGGGGTGGACCACGACCGGCCTGGACTAGAAGCCCTTCTGCCA GACGAGCTGCCCCTGGGCTTGGTCGAGGAGGACCCCCCCACACCGCTGCGCGAGGGAGAggtcccgccccctcctctGCTGGCCGAGGAGCAGGCGGACCAGCAGGACGTAGGTCACAGCCCGGCGCCCTCGCTCGACCTCGACGAGCACGAGGAGCTGCCCACCGAGCTCAGCGACTCCTCAGAGACCCACGACGAAg GCGAAGTGCAGGCCTTCCAGGAGGATCTGCGGGGGCGGCAGTACATCAACGAGGTGTACAAGTTCAGCGTGGACAAGATGTTCAGTGTCCTCTTCACCGAGTCCCCCTTCATGAGGGGCTTCCTCGAGCAGCGCCGGTTCTCAG ACGTGGTGAATCGTCCCTGGACTACAGAGCTGGAGGCCGATCAGACCAGAGAGCTCACGTACAACGTGTCCCTGAGCAACCCCCTGACGCCCAAGACAGCCGCTGTCTCAGAGACACAG aCTCTGTACAAAGCCAGCCGGGAGAGGGAGTGCTATATCGTGGATGCAGAGGTTGTGACCCACCATGTGCCCTACCATGACTACTTCTACACCCTCAACCGCTACGTCCTCACCAGGGTGGCCAAGCACAAATGTCGGCTGAG GGTGTCAACAGAGATCCGCTACAGGAAGCAGCCGTGGGGGCTGGTGAAAGGCTTCATCGAGAGGAGCTCCTGGAGTGGCCTGGACGAATACTTCAGACACTTAG AGCTGGCGCTGGCCAAGGCGGAGGAGGCGCTGTCGGAGCCCCTCCGGCGGTCGCTGCGGTCCATGCCGGTGAGGACGGGCGCCGTGCGGCGCAGGAAGAGGCCCCCGCTCGCCGTGCTCCTCCTGGCCCCGGGCCTGGCCCACGAGGTCCTGAGGACCGGCGCCCAGcccgaggacgaggacgaggaggaggacgaggaggaggaggaggaggaggaagaggacggcgTGGCGGAGCAGGGCATCCGGCGCATTAAGCACGTggcag GCTCCACGCAGACCAGGCATGTCCCGGACCGTGTgcccgggggcggggctggaggaggagggggggggggcctggcgCTCCATGGCGTCTCGAAGATGCTGCTCCTCATCAGCTATGT GATTTGTCTAAG CTTGGTGTTGCTGGTGTTCCTGAACATGATGTTGTTCTACAAGCTGTGGGGGCTGGAGTACACCGCACAGAGCCTCACCTCCTGGCGCGATCTGCAACCACAGGAGag CAAACCTCCCCAGACCAACCTTGAGTGGACGCAACTGTTGGAGTCCCAGCAGCGTTACCATGACGACGAGCTCCAGAAATGGAAGGAGATCCTGGAGTCGTCCGTGTTGCTGCTGTACGAG ATGAAGAgctccctgctccacctccagaACGACGACGGGGGGGCCacggagagccagagagcagaggagcaggggggggctcCGGGCCCCTCGGTGCCACAGGTGTGA